From a single Streptomyces sp. NBC_00377 genomic region:
- a CDS encoding NADPH:quinone reductase, whose translation MLASWYDDQGPAADVLHVGELPDPVPGPGEVRVRVTVSGVNPGDTKKRRGWLGSSMPFPRVIPHSDAAGVIDAVGAEVDVHRVGQRVWVYGAQSYRPFGTAAQYTVVPDHQAAPLPDHLSDELGASLGIPGITAHRTVFADGPVDGQLVLVHGVLGGVGSLAAQLAHWAGATVIATVRRTADLSRVDAALVSHAVALDTGDPAAAIRSYAPRGVDRIIEVALSDNAGLDNAVAANNAVIAAYATRADRTEIPFWPLLFNNVTLRLLGSDDFPAETKRQAARDLTSAAAVGALTVDVRDRYPLDDIVKAHDHVDAGGGHGRILLTIP comes from the coding sequence ATGCTTGCTTCCTGGTACGACGACCAGGGACCCGCCGCCGATGTCCTGCACGTCGGTGAACTCCCTGATCCCGTCCCCGGCCCCGGCGAGGTCCGCGTCCGCGTCACCGTCTCGGGCGTCAACCCCGGCGACACCAAGAAACGGCGCGGCTGGCTCGGCTCGTCCATGCCCTTCCCGCGGGTGATCCCGCACAGCGACGCCGCCGGAGTCATCGACGCGGTGGGCGCCGAAGTCGACGTCCACCGCGTCGGACAGCGGGTCTGGGTATACGGCGCCCAGTCCTACCGCCCCTTCGGCACAGCCGCCCAGTACACCGTCGTACCTGACCACCAAGCCGCACCTCTGCCAGATCATCTGAGTGACGAGCTGGGGGCGAGCCTCGGCATCCCCGGCATCACCGCCCACCGCACCGTCTTCGCCGACGGCCCGGTCGACGGCCAACTGGTCCTGGTCCACGGAGTTCTCGGCGGCGTCGGCTCCCTGGCCGCCCAGCTCGCCCACTGGGCCGGCGCGACCGTGATCGCGACCGTCCGCCGAACCGCGGACCTCAGCCGCGTCGACGCGGCCCTCGTCTCCCACGCCGTCGCCCTGGATACCGGCGACCCCGCCGCCGCCATCCGCTCGTACGCGCCGCGGGGCGTCGACCGGATCATCGAGGTCGCGCTGTCCGACAACGCCGGTCTCGACAACGCCGTCGCCGCCAACAACGCCGTCATCGCCGCCTACGCCACCCGCGCGGACCGCACCGAGATCCCCTTCTGGCCCTTGCTGTTCAACAACGTCACCCTGCGGCTGCTCGGCAGCGACGACTTCCCTGCCGAAACCAAGCGTCAGGCAGCCCGCGACCTCACCTCCGCAGCCGCCGTCGGCGCCCTCACCGTCGACGTCCGCGACCGATACCCGCTGGACGACATCGTCAAGGCCCACGACCACGTCGACGCCGGCGGTGGCCACGGCCGCATCCTGCTCACCATCCCGTAG
- a CDS encoding DUF6314 family protein has protein sequence MSEFRPVPDVLAYLAGSWRVERSVRDLGSAEEGRFKGVTVFSPLDEGGLLHRESGTFVWLGVPRPAERTLRFLPGPTPGTADVRFADGRPFHDLSLTTGRHVADHPCSADLYRGEFTVRDPDHWRTVWRVAGPAKNLLLTTDYARVG, from the coding sequence ATGAGCGAGTTCCGGCCAGTACCGGACGTGCTGGCGTACCTGGCGGGGAGCTGGCGAGTGGAGCGGTCGGTGCGGGACCTGGGCAGCGCCGAGGAGGGCCGCTTCAAGGGCGTGACAGTGTTCAGCCCGCTGGACGAGGGCGGCCTGCTGCACCGGGAGTCCGGCACGTTCGTCTGGCTCGGCGTCCCCCGGCCCGCCGAGCGCACCCTGCGCTTCCTGCCCGGGCCGACGCCCGGCACCGCGGACGTACGGTTCGCCGACGGCCGCCCCTTCCACGACCTGAGCCTGACGACCGGGCGGCACGTGGCCGACCATCCCTGCTCCGCGGATCTCTACCGGGGAGAGTTCACCGTCCGGGACCCGGACCACTGGCGGACGGTCTGGCGGGTGGCGGGCCCCGCCAAGAACCTGCTGCTCACCACCGACTACGCACGGGTGGGCTGA
- a CDS encoding ester cyclase gives MNRFVEFINTGDEGLAREVISPDAVFHAPSHPEPLRGPDGYMEVLGMMRSAFPDVQWTLEETVTEGDTVAARFTMRGTHDGEFFGIPATGNKISVQAMNFYYLADGRIVGERGQPDLLGVMQQIGAVPGP, from the coding sequence ATGAACCGCTTCGTCGAGTTCATCAACACGGGCGACGAGGGTCTCGCTCGCGAGGTCATTTCTCCGGACGCGGTGTTCCACGCACCCAGTCACCCGGAACCGCTGCGGGGGCCCGACGGGTACATGGAAGTCCTCGGGATGATGCGCAGTGCCTTCCCGGACGTCCAGTGGACGCTGGAGGAGACGGTCACCGAAGGTGACACGGTCGCCGCGCGGTTCACCATGCGGGGAACCCACGACGGCGAATTCTTCGGGATCCCGGCGACCGGCAACAAGATCTCGGTGCAGGCCATGAACTTCTACTATCTGGCCGACGGCCGGATCGTCGGCGAGCGGGGGCAGCCCGACCTCCTTGGGGTGATGCAGCAGATCGGTGCCGTACCGGGGCCGTGA
- a CDS encoding PadR family transcriptional regulator has product MLELAIVGFLAEGPLPGHELRRRVSQLTGYTRPVSDGSLYPAINRLTRAGLIERRADPAAGAARYVLSLTAAGRADMLQRLRKPADHEITDFTRFYVVLAFLSHLPDVAERHAVLRRRLEFLEEPASFFYDNERPLPAEEIADPYRRGMLLTARATSRAERTWLREALGEKAPVFDTACTDSDPHAPAAPAS; this is encoded by the coding sequence ATGCTGGAACTCGCGATAGTCGGCTTCCTCGCCGAGGGACCCCTGCCTGGACACGAGCTGCGTCGCCGCGTCTCACAGCTGACCGGCTATACGCGGCCGGTCAGTGACGGCAGCCTGTATCCGGCGATCAATCGTCTGACCAGGGCGGGCTTGATCGAGCGACGCGCCGACCCGGCCGCGGGGGCGGCCCGGTACGTGCTCAGCCTGACTGCGGCCGGGCGGGCCGACATGCTTCAGCGTCTGCGCAAGCCCGCCGACCACGAGATCACCGACTTCACCCGGTTCTACGTCGTCCTGGCCTTCCTCTCCCACCTGCCCGACGTGGCCGAACGGCACGCGGTGCTGCGCAGACGGCTGGAGTTCCTGGAAGAACCGGCGAGTTTCTTCTACGACAACGAGCGGCCCCTGCCCGCCGAGGAAATCGCCGACCCCTACCGGCGGGGCATGCTGCTCACCGCCCGCGCCACCAGTCGCGCCGAACGGACCTGGCTGCGCGAGGCCCTCGGGGAGAAGGCGCCCGTATTCGACACCGCATGCACCGACAGCGATCCGCATGCGCCCGCCGCTCCCGCGAGCTGA
- the argC gene encoding N-acetyl-gamma-glutamyl-phosphate reductase, which produces MVVRAAVAGASGYAGGELLRLLLTHPGVEIGALTGNSNAGQKLGALQPHLLPLADRVLEETTVEVLAGHDVVFLALPHGQSAAVAEQLGPEVLVVDMGADFRLKDAADWERFYGSAHAGTWPYGLPELPGGRAALEGSKRIAVPGCYPTAVTLALFPAYAAGLAEQEAVIVAASGTSGAGKSPKTHLLGSEVMGSMSPYGVGGGHRHTPEIVQNLSAAAGEPVTVSFTPTLAPMSRGILATCSARARAEVTAESVRAAYEKAFADEPFVHLLPEGRWPATASVHGSNAVQVQVAYDEAAGRIIAVSAIDNLTKGTAGGALQSMNIALGLDETTGLSTIGVAP; this is translated from the coding sequence ATGGTGGTACGTGCGGCGGTGGCCGGAGCGAGCGGGTACGCGGGCGGAGAGCTGCTGCGCCTGCTCCTCACGCACCCCGGGGTCGAGATCGGCGCCCTGACCGGCAATTCCAACGCCGGCCAGAAGCTGGGCGCGCTCCAGCCCCACCTGCTGCCGCTGGCCGACCGGGTCCTCGAGGAGACCACCGTCGAGGTCCTCGCCGGACACGACGTCGTCTTCCTCGCCCTGCCGCACGGTCAGTCCGCCGCCGTCGCCGAACAGCTCGGCCCGGAGGTCCTCGTCGTCGACATGGGCGCCGACTTCCGGCTGAAGGACGCGGCCGACTGGGAGCGGTTCTACGGTTCCGCACACGCCGGGACCTGGCCCTACGGCCTCCCCGAACTGCCGGGGGGCCGCGCCGCGCTGGAGGGGTCCAAGCGCATCGCGGTCCCCGGCTGCTACCCCACCGCAGTCACACTCGCGCTGTTCCCGGCGTACGCGGCGGGCCTCGCCGAGCAGGAGGCCGTGATCGTCGCAGCCTCCGGCACCTCGGGCGCCGGCAAGTCGCCCAAGACGCACCTGCTCGGCTCCGAGGTCATGGGCTCCATGTCCCCGTACGGCGTCGGCGGCGGCCACCGGCACACCCCCGAGATCGTGCAGAACCTCAGCGCGGCGGCCGGGGAGCCGGTCACCGTCTCCTTCACGCCGACCCTCGCGCCGATGTCCCGCGGCATCCTCGCCACGTGCAGCGCCAGGGCCAGGGCCGAAGTCACCGCCGAGTCCGTCCGCGCGGCCTACGAGAAGGCCTTCGCCGACGAGCCCTTCGTGCACCTGCTGCCCGAGGGCCGATGGCCCGCCACGGCGTCCGTCCATGGTTCCAACGCCGTTCAGGTGCAGGTCGCGTACGACGAGGCCGCGGGGCGCATCATCGCTGTCAGCGCCATCGACAACCTGACCAAGGGCACCGCGGGCGGCGCCCTCCAGAGCATGAACATCGCCCTCGGCCTCGACGAGACCACCGGGCTTTCGACGATCGGAGTCGCACCGTGA
- a CDS encoding alpha-L-arabinofuranosidase C-terminal domain-containing protein — MSRSTTGTTRTRWRIGLCATALLTAAGLVPAPAHAEAVTDYAVTVDPTAKGAKIDDTMYGVFFEDINRAADGGLYAELVQNRSFEYSTVDNRSYTPLTSWAVDGTARVLDDAGRLNDRNRTYLSLGAGSSVTNSGYNTGIRVEQGKKYDFSVWARAEGGSALTVSLQDAGGSLATARQVTVRKGGWARYRATFTAARTSSDGRLTVASPAGAALDMLSLFPRDTYRHEPNGLRKDLAEKIAALHPGFVRFPGGCLVNTGSMQDYSEASGWQRARSYQWKDTVGPVEERAVNSNFWGYNQSYGLGYYEYFRFAEDVGAMPLPVVPALVTGCGQNRAVVDDALLKRHIQDTLDLIEFANGPVTSTWGRKRAQMGHPAPFRLTHLEVGNEENLPAEFFARFEQFRAAIEAKYPDVTVISNSGPDDSGPTFDTAWQLNRDADVAMVDEHYYNSPQWFLQNNDRYDSYDRGGPKVFLGEYASQGNAFKNGLAEAAYMTGLERNADVVKLASYAPLFANEDYVQWRPDLVWFNNHASWNSANYEVQKLFMTNVGDRVVPSAATGTPSLQGPVTGAVGLSTWATSAAYDDVTVTGADGGTLLGDDFSGDASQWTHTGGGSWSLQEGQYVQTDTAAENTMVSAGDTAWHDYDLRVKATKKSGKEGFLVAFGVKDTGNYYWWNLGGWNNTQSAVEQAVDGGKSTLISKAGSVETGRTYDIDVKIRGRQVTLYLDGQEWGSFTDDKPAEPFRQVVTEDRKTGDLIVKVVNAQSSDARTAIDLGGARVASRAKVTTLAAAPDAVNTETGTAVAPVTSTFTGVAGRFTYTFPANSITFLRIRQR, encoded by the coding sequence ATGTCACGCAGCACCACCGGCACCACCCGCACGCGCTGGAGAATCGGCCTCTGCGCCACCGCCCTGCTGACGGCCGCGGGCCTCGTCCCCGCCCCGGCGCACGCCGAGGCCGTGACCGACTACGCCGTCACCGTCGATCCCACCGCCAAGGGCGCGAAGATCGACGACACGATGTACGGCGTCTTCTTCGAGGACATCAACCGGGCGGCCGACGGCGGACTGTACGCCGAACTCGTGCAGAACCGGTCCTTCGAGTACTCCACCGTCGACAACAGGTCGTACACCCCGCTGACCTCCTGGGCGGTCGACGGCACCGCACGGGTCCTGGACGACGCCGGCCGTCTCAACGACCGCAACCGCACCTACCTCTCCCTGGGTGCGGGGTCGTCCGTGACGAACTCCGGTTACAACACCGGGATCAGGGTCGAGCAGGGCAAGAAGTACGACTTCTCGGTGTGGGCCCGCGCGGAGGGCGGCAGCGCCCTCACGGTGAGCCTCCAGGACGCCGGTGGCTCCCTGGCCACCGCCCGCCAGGTCACCGTGCGCAAGGGAGGCTGGGCGCGGTACCGCGCGACCTTCACGGCGGCCCGCACCAGCAGTGACGGCCGACTGACGGTCGCCTCCCCGGCCGGGGCCGCCCTCGACATGCTGTCGCTGTTCCCCCGTGACACCTACCGGCACGAGCCCAACGGGCTGCGCAAGGACCTCGCCGAGAAGATCGCCGCCCTGCACCCGGGCTTCGTGCGCTTCCCCGGCGGCTGTCTGGTGAACACCGGCTCGATGCAGGACTACAGCGAGGCCTCCGGCTGGCAGCGCGCCCGCTCCTACCAGTGGAAGGACACCGTCGGCCCCGTCGAGGAACGGGCCGTCAACTCCAACTTCTGGGGCTACAACCAGAGTTACGGCCTCGGCTACTACGAGTACTTCCGCTTCGCCGAGGACGTCGGCGCGATGCCGCTGCCCGTCGTGCCGGCCCTGGTGACCGGCTGCGGCCAGAACAGGGCCGTCGTCGACGACGCGCTCCTCAAGCGGCACATCCAGGACACCCTGGACCTCATCGAGTTCGCCAACGGCCCCGTCACGTCGACGTGGGGCAGGAAGCGCGCCCAGATGGGCCACCCCGCACCCTTCCGCCTCACGCACCTCGAGGTCGGCAACGAGGAGAACCTGCCCGCCGAGTTCTTCGCCCGCTTCGAGCAGTTCCGCGCCGCGATCGAGGCGAAGTATCCGGACGTCACCGTCATCTCCAACTCCGGTCCTGACGACTCGGGTCCGACCTTCGACACGGCCTGGCAGCTCAACCGGGACGCGGACGTCGCGATGGTCGACGAGCACTACTACAACAGCCCGCAGTGGTTCCTCCAGAACAACGACCGCTACGACTCCTACGACCGGGGCGGCCCCAAGGTCTTCCTCGGCGAGTACGCCTCCCAGGGCAACGCCTTCAAGAACGGTCTCGCCGAAGCGGCCTACATGACCGGCCTGGAGCGCAACGCCGACGTCGTGAAACTCGCCTCCTACGCGCCGCTGTTCGCGAACGAGGACTATGTGCAGTGGCGCCCGGACCTGGTGTGGTTCAACAACCACGCCTCCTGGAACTCGGCCAACTACGAGGTCCAGAAGCTGTTCATGACCAATGTCGGCGACCGGGTGGTGCCCTCGGCGGCCACCGGAACGCCGTCCCTCCAGGGCCCTGTCACCGGAGCCGTCGGCCTGTCGACCTGGGCCACCAGCGCGGCCTACGACGACGTGACGGTGACCGGCGCCGACGGCGGCACGCTGCTGGGCGACGACTTCTCCGGCGACGCCTCGCAGTGGACGCACACGGGTGGCGGCAGCTGGTCACTCCAGGAAGGGCAGTACGTGCAGACCGACACCGCCGCCGAGAACACCATGGTCTCGGCCGGTGACACCGCCTGGCACGACTACGACCTGCGGGTGAAGGCCACCAAGAAGTCCGGCAAGGAGGGCTTCCTGGTCGCCTTCGGAGTCAAGGACACCGGCAACTACTACTGGTGGAACCTGGGCGGCTGGAACAACACCCAGTCCGCCGTCGAGCAGGCCGTGGACGGCGGCAAGTCGACGCTGATCTCCAAGGCCGGCTCCGTCGAGACGGGCCGCACCTACGACATCGACGTCAAGATCCGTGGCCGCCAGGTCACCCTCTACCTCGACGGCCAGGAGTGGGGCAGCTTCACCGACGACAAGCCGGCCGAGCCGTTCCGCCAGGTGGTCACCGAGGATCGCAAGACCGGCGATCTGATCGTCAAGGTCGTCAACGCCCAGTCCTCGGACGCCCGTACGGCGATCGACCTCGGCGGCGCCAGGGTCGCGTCCCGGGCGAAGGTGACCACGCTGGCCGCCGCGCCGGACGCGGTCAACACGGAGACCGGGACCGCGGTCGCGCCCGTGACCTCCACCTTCACCGGAGTCGCCGGCCGGTTCACCTACACCTTCCCGGCGAACTCGATCACCTTCCTGCGGATCAGGCAGCGATAA
- the argJ gene encoding bifunctional glutamate N-acetyltransferase/amino-acid acetyltransferase ArgJ, which produces MSVTAAKGFTAAGIAAGIKQNGNPDLALVVNNGPRRAAAGVFTSNRVKAAPVLWSEQVLKSGQLSAVILNSGGANACTGPKGFQDTHATAEKTAEVLGLGAGEVAVASTGLIGVLLPMDKLLPGVEAAAGQLSEHGGEKAAIAIKTTDTVHKTSVVTGGGWTVGGMAKGAGMLAPGLATMLVVLTTDADLDSETLDRALRAATRVTFDRVDSDGCMSTNDTVLLLASGASEVTPRYEEFAAAVRTVCDDLGQQLIRDAEGASKDIKIEVVNAASEEDAVVVGRSIARNNLLKCAIHGEDPNWGRVLSAIGTTRAAFEPDRLNVAINGVWVCKNGGVGEDREKVDMRYREVRITADLAAGNESAVIWTNDLTADYVHENSAYSS; this is translated from the coding sequence GTGAGCGTCACGGCAGCCAAGGGATTCACGGCAGCGGGCATCGCCGCCGGGATCAAGCAGAACGGCAACCCGGACCTGGCCCTGGTGGTCAACAACGGGCCCCGCCGCGCGGCCGCCGGCGTCTTCACCTCCAACCGCGTCAAGGCCGCGCCGGTGCTGTGGTCCGAGCAGGTCCTCAAGAGCGGACAGCTGTCCGCCGTGATCCTCAACTCCGGTGGCGCCAACGCCTGTACGGGACCGAAGGGCTTCCAGGACACCCACGCGACCGCCGAGAAGACCGCCGAGGTGCTGGGTCTTGGCGCGGGCGAGGTCGCCGTCGCCTCCACCGGCCTCATCGGCGTCCTGCTGCCGATGGACAAGCTGCTCCCGGGGGTCGAGGCGGCCGCCGGTCAGCTCTCCGAGCACGGCGGCGAGAAGGCCGCCATCGCCATCAAGACCACCGACACCGTCCACAAGACGTCCGTCGTCACCGGGGGAGGCTGGACCGTCGGAGGCATGGCCAAGGGGGCGGGCATGCTCGCCCCGGGCCTCGCCACCATGCTGGTCGTCCTCACCACCGACGCCGACCTCGACAGCGAGACCCTGGACAGGGCGCTGCGCGCCGCCACCCGGGTCACCTTCGACCGCGTCGACTCCGACGGCTGCATGTCGACCAACGACACCGTGCTGCTGCTCGCGTCCGGAGCCTCCGAGGTCACCCCGCGGTACGAGGAGTTCGCCGCCGCCGTACGGACGGTCTGCGACGACCTCGGCCAGCAGCTGATCCGGGACGCGGAGGGCGCGAGCAAGGACATCAAGATCGAGGTGGTCAACGCGGCGAGCGAGGAGGACGCCGTGGTGGTGGGCCGCTCCATCGCCCGCAACAACCTCCTCAAGTGCGCGATCCACGGCGAGGACCCCAACTGGGGCCGGGTGCTCTCCGCCATCGGCACCACCCGCGCCGCCTTCGAGCCGGACCGGCTCAACGTCGCCATCAACGGCGTCTGGGTCTGCAAGAACGGCGGCGTCGGCGAGGACCGCGAGAAGGTCGACATGCGCTACCGCGAGGTCCGCATCACGGCGGACCTCGCGGCAGGCAATGAGTCTGCGGTGATCTGGACCAACGACCTGACGGCCGACTATGTCCACGAGAACAGCGCGTACTCGTCTTGA
- the argB gene encoding acetylglutamate kinase codes for MTVNHSEERKSPTRKHTALPKAQILIEALPWLTRHNGRTVVIKFGGNAMIDDDLKAAFAQDVVFLRHAGLHVVVVHGGGPQISAALDRHGIVSEFKAGLRVTTEDAMDVVRMVLAGQVQRELVGLLNQHGPLAVGLTGEDAHTITATKHQPEIDGELVDIGRVGEITAIDTGAIEALLADGRIPVVSSIARSQDDGHVYNVNADTAAAALAAALGAETLMVLTDVEGLYEDWPNSDEVISRLTASQLEKLLPELSSGMVPKMEGCLHAVRNGVNTARVIDGRVQHSILLEIFTDEGIGTMVVPDEKPHAEPAAQPDAQGEPS; via the coding sequence ATGACCGTCAATCACTCAGAAGAGCGAAAGTCCCCGACCCGCAAGCACACCGCGCTCCCCAAGGCCCAGATCCTCATCGAGGCACTGCCCTGGCTGACCCGCCACAACGGCAGGACCGTCGTCATCAAGTTCGGCGGCAACGCCATGATCGACGACGACCTGAAGGCCGCCTTCGCCCAGGACGTCGTCTTCCTGCGGCACGCCGGCCTCCATGTCGTCGTCGTGCACGGAGGCGGCCCGCAGATCAGCGCCGCCCTCGACAGACACGGCATCGTCAGCGAGTTCAAGGCCGGCCTGCGCGTCACCACCGAGGACGCCATGGACGTCGTACGGATGGTGCTCGCCGGACAGGTCCAGCGCGAGCTGGTCGGGCTGCTCAACCAGCACGGGCCGCTCGCCGTCGGACTGACCGGCGAGGACGCCCACACCATCACCGCCACCAAGCACCAGCCCGAGATCGACGGCGAGTTGGTCGACATCGGACGGGTCGGCGAGATCACCGCGATCGACACCGGCGCCATCGAGGCGCTGCTCGCCGACGGCCGTATCCCGGTCGTCTCGTCGATCGCCCGCTCCCAGGACGACGGACATGTCTACAACGTCAATGCTGATACGGCGGCTGCGGCACTCGCTGCGGCACTTGGCGCCGAAACCCTCATGGTCCTCACGGACGTCGAGGGCCTCTACGAGGACTGGCCGAACAGCGATGAGGTGATCAGCCGCCTCACCGCCTCCCAACTGGAGAAGCTGCTGCCGGAGTTGAGCTCCGGGATGGTCCCGAAGATGGAGGGCTGCCTGCACGCCGTACGCAACGGCGTGAACACCGCCCGGGTCATCGACGGGCGGGTCCAGCACTCGATCCTGCTGGAGATCTTCACGGACGAGGGCATCGGCACGATGGTCGTGCCCGACGAGAAGCCGCACGCAGAGCCGGCCGCTCAGCCGGACGCACAGGGGGAGCCGTCATGA
- a CDS encoding GNAT family N-acetyltransferase, whose translation MNAIDATPPLAEGYEISADTARIDVDRVHHWLSTDAYWAVGREREKQERAIAGSLNFGVYDTASGEQVAYARVVTDLADFAWLCDVYVDRSARGKGVGTALVAAVRDHLRPYRLRRILLATHDAHGVYEQVGFEALEKPDQWMALIFAKARSV comes from the coding sequence GGCTACGAGATCTCCGCCGACACCGCCCGGATCGACGTCGACCGGGTCCACCACTGGCTCTCCACGGACGCGTACTGGGCGGTCGGACGCGAGCGGGAGAAGCAGGAACGGGCGATCGCCGGTTCGCTGAACTTCGGCGTCTACGACACGGCCTCGGGCGAGCAGGTCGCCTACGCGCGGGTCGTGACCGACCTCGCGGACTTCGCATGGCTGTGCGATGTGTACGTGGACCGGTCCGCACGCGGCAAGGGCGTCGGGACCGCTCTCGTCGCCGCCGTCCGCGACCACCTGCGGCCCTACCGGCTGCGTCGCATCCTGCTCGCCACGCACGACGCGCACGGCGTCTACGAGCAGGTCGGCTTCGAGGCACTGGAGAAGCCGGACCAGTGGATGGCGCTCATCTTCGCGAAGGCCCGGTCGGTGTGA
- a CDS encoding acetylornithine transaminase yields MSNEELTARWQGALMNNYGTPLLPLVSGAGSRVRDADGKEYLDFVGGIAVNALGHAHPAVVEAVSRQIGSLGHISNFFMAEPTVTLAERLLQHFGRDGRVFFCNSGAEANEAAFKIGRLTGRTHVVATEGAFHGRTMGALALTGQPGKRDPFLPLPGDVTHVPFGDAQALAAAVTEETALVVLEPIQGELGVVVPPAGYLKAARAITAATGALLVLDEVQTGVGRTGHWFEYQAHEGVLPDVVTLAKGLGGGLPLGATVAFGRAAELLQPGHHGTTFGGNPVACAAGLAVLDTIENEGLLENVKRQSEKLRDGIEGTGHSLIDYVRGAGLLLGIVLTEPRAPQVRSAAQEAGFLVNVPAPDVVRLMPPLNLGDDEVEAFLGALPGILDAAAASGE; encoded by the coding sequence ATGAGCAACGAGGAACTGACCGCGCGGTGGCAGGGCGCGCTCATGAACAACTACGGCACCCCGCTGCTGCCCCTCGTGAGCGGCGCGGGCAGCCGGGTCAGGGACGCCGACGGCAAGGAGTACCTCGACTTCGTCGGCGGCATCGCCGTCAACGCGCTCGGCCACGCCCACCCGGCCGTCGTCGAGGCCGTGAGCCGGCAGATCGGCTCCCTCGGCCACATCTCCAACTTCTTCATGGCCGAGCCGACCGTCACGCTCGCCGAACGGCTGCTCCAGCACTTCGGCCGGGACGGCCGGGTCTTCTTCTGCAACTCGGGCGCCGAGGCCAACGAGGCCGCCTTCAAGATCGGCCGGCTGACCGGGCGCACCCACGTCGTCGCCACCGAGGGCGCCTTCCACGGCCGCACCATGGGCGCCCTCGCGCTCACCGGCCAGCCCGGCAAGCGGGACCCGTTCCTGCCGCTGCCCGGCGACGTCACCCATGTGCCGTTCGGCGACGCACAGGCGCTGGCCGCCGCGGTCACCGAGGAGACGGCCCTCGTCGTCCTCGAGCCGATCCAGGGCGAACTGGGCGTGGTGGTGCCGCCCGCCGGCTACCTCAAGGCCGCCCGAGCGATCACCGCGGCGACCGGCGCACTGCTCGTCCTCGACGAGGTACAGACCGGCGTCGGACGGACCGGGCACTGGTTCGAGTACCAGGCCCACGAGGGCGTCCTGCCGGACGTCGTCACGCTGGCGAAGGGCCTCGGCGGCGGGCTGCCGCTGGGCGCGACGGTCGCCTTCGGGCGGGCCGCCGAACTGCTTCAGCCGGGCCACCACGGCACCACCTTCGGCGGCAACCCGGTCGCCTGCGCCGCCGGACTCGCCGTGCTCGACACCATCGAGAACGAGGGGTTGCTGGAGAACGTCAAGCGGCAGAGCGAGAAGTTGCGCGACGGAATCGAGGGTACGGGCCACTCGTTGATCGATTATGTCCGGGGCGCGGGCCTGCTCCTGGGTATCGTGCTCACCGAGCCCCGCGCACCCCAGGTGCGGTCGGCGGCTCAGGAGGCCGGATTCCTGGTGAACGTGCCCGCCCCCGACGTCGTCCGGCTGATGCCGCCGCTGAACCTCGGCGACGACGAGGTGGAGGCGTTCCTCGGGGCGCTGCCCGGCATCCTCGACGCAGCCGCGGCGAGCGGGGAGTGA
- a CDS encoding histidine phosphatase family protein produces the protein MPLRVTFVAAARSSALLAERFEDDRPLDQEGWGEVLQVADALLPLAAAELRYCSPTPRSRATGDALGYAPLVQLALRDCDMGRWRGLTLGEAMAREPEAVDAWLSDPLATPHGGESLFAFITRVAGWLDTRPVGDGGRIVAVAEPSVIRAALVYALKAPPATYWNIDVRPLSTTTVTGRAGRWNLRLEGASAQPTRA, from the coding sequence ATGCCACTAAGGGTCACGTTCGTCGCCGCCGCTCGCAGCTCCGCGCTGCTCGCGGAACGCTTCGAGGACGACCGGCCGCTGGACCAGGAAGGCTGGGGTGAGGTGTTGCAGGTGGCCGACGCCCTGCTGCCCCTCGCGGCCGCCGAGCTGCGCTACTGCTCGCCCACCCCGCGCAGCCGTGCCACCGGGGACGCGCTCGGCTACGCCCCGCTGGTGCAGCTCGCTCTGCGGGACTGTGACATGGGCCGCTGGCGCGGTCTCACGCTGGGCGAGGCGATGGCCCGCGAACCGGAAGCCGTGGACGCCTGGCTGTCCGATCCGCTCGCCACCCCGCACGGTGGGGAGTCGCTGTTCGCGTTCATCACCCGGGTCGCCGGCTGGCTCGACACCCGCCCGGTGGGCGACGGCGGCCGGATCGTCGCCGTCGCCGAGCCGAGCGTGATCCGTGCGGCCCTGGTGTACGCGCTGAAGGCGCCGCCCGCGACGTACTGGAACATCGACGTCCGCCCGCTGTCGACGACCACCGTCACGGGCCGGGCCGGCCGCTGGAACCTCCGCCTCGAAGGGGCCTCGGCTCAGCCCACCCGTGCGTAG